In a genomic window of Rhododendron vialii isolate Sample 1 chromosome 12a, ASM3025357v1:
- the LOC131311572 gene encoding xylan glycosyltransferase MUCI21-like, with the protein MNEYDSKIVMFCFVFVVLIFIYKPWIWIYDFSPLLTLSSISRLRPANQTRSDEATIHSPIPRSPINCHTSYGSYNLCSINSPTVLDPKLITFYDLGPTNLLEKDPRNRKTSTMARIKEATLTSGPIGPRCMVRHNAPALLFSVTGSNLCTGNFFHAFNDGLIPLFITVNSVFPKDEDRVLVISTSCDWWVRRYVDLLQSFSKHRIITIDNDTATHCFPSAIVGLVSHGFMTIEPKLMPNSQTLLHFHALLDKTYGQKSNHPPTTSIYPISNSPRSRPRFVLATRSNVSMGRVILNQAELRNAADEEGFEVIEFEPKVETPLSEIYKLISSSHVLVGVHGAALTNLLFLRPGSVVVQVVPIGVEWIAGACFGKPANDMGLEYMEYKIGVEETSLREKYGKDDLVIKDPLALQRKGWSKEIMDIYLVEQNVKLDLVRFRRYLKKANEKARVFMEREG; encoded by the exons ATGAATGAATATGACTCAAAAATTGTGatgttctgttttgttttcgtcgtacttattttcatttataaaCCTTGGATCTGGATTTATGACTTTTCGCCATTGCTTACTCTCTCATCAATCTCCAGGCTACGCCCGGCAAATCAAACCAGGAGTGATGAAG CAACTATTCACTCCCCAATTCCAAGAAGCCCAATCAATTGCCACACCTCTTATGGTAGCTATAATCTCTGCTCAATCAACAGCCCAACTGTGCTGGATCCAAAACTTATCACTTTTTATGATTTGGGCCCAACAAACTTGCTGGAAAAGGACCCTCGAAATCGGAAGACCTCCACGATGGCCCGAATCAAGGAGGCCACTCTCACCTCAGGCCCAATAGGCCCACGTTGCATGGTCCGACATAACGCCCCGGCCCTATTATTCAGTGTAACCGGATCCAACTTATGCACAGGAAATTTCTTCCATGCTTTCAATGATGGCCTTATCCCTCTCTTCATCACCGTCAATTCGGTCTTCCCCAAGGATGAAGACCGGGTCCTCGTGATCTCTACTTCGTGTGATTGGTGGGTTCGGAGGTATGTAGATTTGCTTCAGAGTTTCAGCAAGCACCGGATTATAACCATTGATAATGATACAGCCACCCATTGTTTTCCTTCTGCCATAGTGGGCCTAGTGTCTCATGGGTTCATGACCATAGAACCCAAACTAATGCCCAACTCACAGACCTTGCTGCATTTCCATGCATTATTAGACAAAACCTATGGCCAGAAATCAAACCATCCTCCAACCACCTCTATCTATCCTATTTCCAACTCCCCAAGATCCCGTCCACGCTTCGTGTTAGCAACCCGTAGCAATGTTAGCATGGGACGCGTGATATTGAATCAGGCTGAGCTGAGGAATGCGGCAGATGAGGAGGGTTTTGAAGTCATTGAATTCGAACCAAAAGTTGAGACTCCTTTGAGTGAAATCTACAAATTGATAAGTTCAAGTCATGTGTTGGTGGGGGTCCACGGGGCGGCACTCACTAACCTGTTGTTTCTACGGCCAGGGTCGGTGGTGGTGCAGGTAGTGCCGATAGGGGTGGAGTGGATAGCGGGGGCGTGCTTTGGGAAGCCGGCAAACGACATGGGGTTAGAATACATGGAATATAAGATTGGTGTGGAGGAGACTAGCTTGAGGGAGAAGTATGGGAAGGATGATTTGGTGATAAAGGATCCATTGGCTCTTCAAAGGAAGGGTTGGTCTAAAGAAATCATGGATATATATTTGGTGGAACAAAATGTGAAGTTGGATCTTGTTAGGTTTAGGAGGTACTTGAAGAAAGCAAATGAAAAGGCAAGGGTTTTCATGGAAAGAGAGGGTTAG